In a single window of the Streptomyces sp. NBC_00094 genome:
- a CDS encoding iron-siderophore ABC transporter substrate-binding protein, with product MAAAAVAALALAACGGGTEKSGSSSSPSAPASATPADGAGSSSAFPVTVAHKYGSTTIDKEPKTVVTLGLSDQDAVLALGVKPAGSVDWFKEQPYGKWPWTKDKWGSTKPVIVGERDEYNIEKIAALKPDLVIAQYSGMKKEQYDTLSKFTKVVAQPKEHADYAAPWQVMTRQIGKALGKGAETEKLIADIDTRFKAVRDKHPEFAQKTLTVADSFEAGKYSAFTKTDPKAIFFAGLGFTLKPEIDTLAKPGWNVAELSAEKLDVLDVDRLVWVTSSTEANDRIKAEPLYKKLKVNQEKRDLFVPYQDPDIGAAFSFNTVLSIPYAIDEIEPLLAAVK from the coding sequence GTGGCCGCCGCCGCCGTGGCGGCGCTCGCCCTCGCCGCCTGTGGGGGCGGGACGGAGAAGTCCGGCTCCTCCTCCTCGCCCTCGGCCCCGGCCTCGGCGACGCCGGCCGACGGAGCCGGCTCGTCCTCCGCGTTCCCGGTCACCGTCGCGCACAAGTACGGCAGCACGACGATCGACAAGGAGCCGAAGACGGTCGTCACGCTCGGCCTGTCCGACCAGGACGCGGTGCTCGCGCTCGGCGTCAAGCCGGCCGGCTCCGTGGACTGGTTCAAGGAGCAGCCGTACGGCAAGTGGCCGTGGACGAAGGACAAGTGGGGCTCCACGAAGCCGGTGATCGTGGGGGAGCGCGACGAGTACAACATCGAGAAGATCGCGGCGCTCAAGCCGGATCTGGTCATCGCCCAGTACTCGGGGATGAAGAAGGAGCAGTACGACACGCTCTCCAAGTTCACCAAGGTCGTCGCCCAGCCCAAGGAGCACGCCGACTACGCGGCGCCGTGGCAGGTCATGACCCGGCAGATCGGCAAGGCGCTCGGCAAGGGCGCCGAGACCGAGAAGCTGATCGCCGACATCGACACCCGCTTCAAGGCCGTCCGCGACAAGCACCCCGAGTTCGCGCAGAAGACGCTGACCGTCGCCGACAGCTTCGAGGCCGGGAAGTACTCGGCGTTCACCAAGACCGACCCCAAGGCGATCTTCTTCGCCGGCCTCGGCTTCACACTGAAGCCGGAGATCGACACCCTGGCCAAGCCCGGGTGGAACGTCGCCGAACTCAGCGCCGAGAAGCTCGACGTCCTCGACGTCGACCGGCTGGTCTGGGTCACGTCGAGCACCGAGGCCAACGACCGCATCAAGGCCGAGCCGCTCTACAAGAAGCTCAAGGTCAACCAGGAGAAGCGCGACCTGTTCGTGCCGTACCAGGACCCGGACATCGGCG
- a CDS encoding lysine N(6)-hydroxylase/L-ornithine N(5)-oxygenase family protein: MSQVLPGDTPLVHDLIGIGFGPSNVAMALALGEHNARVGREEAVTAHFFERQPCFGWHRGMLIDDATMQVSFLKDLVTLRNPSSEYSFLCYLQSKGRLIDFVNHKNLFPLRVEFHDYFEWAAAKVDDMVSYGHEIIAVEPVVQDGVVEYLEVTARAGTEIVVHRARNLVLGTGLRPRMPEGVERSERVWHNSDLLAKVDSLEGTDPERFVVVGAGQSAAENVAYLHRRFPAAEVCAVFSRYGYSPADDSAFANRIFDPDAVDEYYTAPDDIKRKLMEYHGNTNYSVVDIDLIDDLYRQSYQEKVLGAERLRFLNVSRLTGVEDGPDGVRALVRSLVTGEETALDADVVVLATGYSPADPLGLLGEVADRCHRDEQGRLRVERDYRIATDPELRCGIYLQGGTEHTHGITSSLLSNTAIRVGEILDSVVDRRAGVTAAAPAGTLPAPASASGEARPVADGVGTAR, encoded by the coding sequence ATGTCGCAGGTTCTTCCTGGTGACACCCCTCTGGTCCACGACCTCATAGGTATCGGCTTCGGGCCGTCCAATGTGGCCATGGCGTTAGCACTCGGCGAGCACAACGCACGCGTCGGCAGGGAGGAGGCGGTCACCGCGCACTTCTTCGAGCGGCAGCCGTGCTTCGGCTGGCACCGCGGCATGCTGATCGACGACGCGACCATGCAGGTGTCCTTCCTCAAGGACCTGGTGACGCTGCGGAACCCGTCCAGCGAGTACAGCTTCCTCTGCTACCTGCAGAGCAAGGGCCGGCTGATCGACTTCGTCAACCACAAGAACCTCTTCCCGCTGCGCGTGGAGTTCCACGACTACTTCGAGTGGGCGGCGGCCAAGGTCGACGACATGGTCTCGTACGGACACGAGATCATCGCCGTCGAACCGGTCGTCCAGGACGGCGTGGTCGAGTACCTGGAGGTCACCGCCCGCGCCGGCACGGAGATCGTCGTCCACCGCGCCCGCAACCTCGTCCTCGGCACCGGACTGCGTCCCCGTATGCCGGAGGGCGTCGAGCGGAGCGAACGCGTCTGGCACAACTCCGACCTGCTGGCCAAGGTGGACTCCCTGGAGGGCACCGACCCCGAGCGGTTCGTCGTCGTGGGCGCCGGCCAGAGTGCCGCGGAGAACGTGGCCTACCTGCACCGTCGCTTCCCCGCGGCCGAGGTCTGCGCCGTCTTCTCGCGCTACGGATACAGCCCCGCCGACGACAGCGCCTTCGCCAACCGCATCTTCGACCCCGACGCGGTCGACGAGTACTACACGGCCCCCGACGACATCAAGCGCAAGCTGATGGAGTACCACGGCAACACCAACTACTCCGTGGTCGACATCGACCTCATCGACGACCTGTACCGGCAGTCGTACCAGGAGAAGGTCCTCGGCGCCGAGCGGCTGCGCTTCCTCAACGTCTCCCGGCTCACCGGCGTCGAGGACGGCCCGGACGGGGTCCGCGCCCTCGTCAGGTCCCTGGTCACCGGCGAGGAGACCGCGCTGGACGCCGACGTCGTCGTCCTGGCCACCGGCTACAGCCCCGCCGACCCCCTCGGCCTGCTCGGCGAGGTCGCAGACCGCTGCCACCGCGACGAGCAGGGCCGGCTTCGCGTCGAGCGCGACTACCGGATCGCCACCGACCCCGAACTGCGCTGCGGCATCTACCTCCAGGGCGGTACGGAGCACACCCACGGCATCACGTCGTCGCTGCTCTCCAACACCGCGATCAGGGTCGGGGAGATCCTCGACTCGGTCGTCGACCGCCGCGCGGGCGTGACCGCGGCCGCGCCCGCCGGAACCCTTCCCGCGCCCGCGTCCGCCTCGGGAGAGGCACGGCCCGTCGCCGACGGGGTCGGAACGGCCCGCTAG
- a CDS encoding methionyl-tRNA formyltransferase — protein sequence MRVVMFGYQTWGHRTLQALLGSEHDVVLVVTHPKSEHAYEKIWSDSVADLAAEHGVPVVIRNRPDDEELFERLKEADPDIIVANNWRTWIPPRIYTLPRHGTLNVHDSLLPKYAGFSPLIWALINGEPEVGVTAHMMDEVLDAGDIVQQRAVTVEPTDTATDLFHKTVDLIAPVTIGALGLIASGQTEFTPQDRSQASFFHKRAEEDIRIDWSWPAEVLERLVRAQSDPYPAAFTFHKGKRLEVLGAVVSTGRYGGTPGRIFYREGDGVVVVAGADARTGRNHGLAITRVRTDDGRELTAAEYFTSMGGYLTNRP from the coding sequence ATGCGGGTCGTCATGTTCGGTTATCAGACCTGGGGCCATCGCACCCTCCAAGCGCTCCTGGGCTCCGAGCACGACGTGGTCCTGGTCGTGACACACCCCAAGAGCGAGCACGCGTACGAGAAGATCTGGAGCGACTCGGTCGCCGACCTCGCGGCGGAACACGGAGTCCCCGTGGTCATCCGCAACCGGCCCGACGACGAGGAGCTGTTCGAGCGGCTCAAGGAGGCCGATCCGGACATCATCGTGGCGAACAACTGGCGGACCTGGATCCCGCCGCGCATCTACACGCTGCCACGCCACGGCACGCTGAACGTGCACGACTCCCTGCTGCCGAAGTACGCCGGTTTCTCGCCCCTCATCTGGGCGCTGATCAACGGCGAGCCCGAAGTGGGCGTGACGGCCCACATGATGGACGAGGTGCTCGACGCCGGCGACATCGTGCAGCAGCGGGCGGTGACCGTGGAGCCGACCGACACCGCGACCGACCTCTTCCACAAGACGGTCGACCTCATCGCCCCGGTCACGATCGGCGCACTCGGTCTGATCGCCTCCGGACAGACCGAGTTCACCCCGCAGGACAGGTCGCAGGCCAGCTTCTTCCACAAGCGGGCCGAGGAGGACATCCGGATCGACTGGAGCTGGCCCGCCGAGGTTCTCGAGCGTCTGGTCCGCGCCCAGTCCGATCCGTATCCGGCCGCTTTCACCTTCCACAAGGGCAAGCGGCTCGAAGTCCTCGGCGCCGTCGTCTCCACGGGCCGTTACGGCGGCACGCCCGGCCGGATCTTCTACCGGGAGGGCGACGGCGTCGTCGTCGTCGCCGGAGCCGACGCCCGCACAGGCCGCAACCACGGCCTCGCCATCACCCGCGTACGAACTGACGACGGCCGGGAGTTGACGGCGGCCGAGTACTTCACTTCGATGGGTGGCTACCTCACTAACCGCCCCTGA
- the ddaH gene encoding dimethylargininase — MRTARPRHYLMCRPTFFDVVYSINPWMDPAKPVDTQLAITQWEKLREVYLTLGHTVDTIEPLPGLPDMVFAANGATVIDGRALVARFRDSERIAEGPAYHAWLRDNGFPDLRTADIVNEGEGDYLLVGEWLLAGTGFRSDPRSHDEAQEFFGRPVIGLTLVDPNYYHLDTALTVLDEQTIAYYPPAFSPGSLAVLRRLFPDAVIATAEDAAVFGLNAASDGYNVVLAHNATGMAEQLRARGFNPIGVDLSELLKAGGSVKCCTLELRPAETPDAS, encoded by the coding sequence ATGCGTACCGCACGGCCTCGGCACTACCTCATGTGCCGGCCCACCTTCTTCGACGTGGTCTACTCCATCAACCCCTGGATGGACCCGGCGAAGCCTGTCGACACCCAACTGGCCATCACCCAGTGGGAGAAGCTGCGCGAGGTCTACCTGACCCTCGGGCACACCGTCGACACGATCGAACCCCTCCCCGGCCTCCCCGACATGGTCTTCGCGGCCAACGGCGCCACGGTCATAGACGGCCGGGCGCTCGTGGCGAGATTCCGCGACTCCGAGCGCATAGCGGAGGGCCCGGCCTACCACGCCTGGCTGCGCGACAACGGATTCCCGGACCTGCGCACCGCCGACATCGTCAACGAGGGCGAGGGCGACTACCTGTTGGTCGGCGAGTGGCTGCTCGCCGGTACCGGCTTCCGCAGTGATCCGCGCTCGCACGACGAGGCGCAGGAGTTCTTCGGACGCCCCGTCATCGGGCTGACGCTCGTGGACCCGAACTACTACCACCTCGACACCGCGCTGACGGTGCTCGACGAGCAGACGATCGCGTACTACCCGCCGGCGTTCTCGCCGGGCAGCCTCGCCGTGCTGCGGCGCCTGTTCCCCGACGCCGTCATCGCCACGGCGGAGGACGCGGCGGTCTTCGGACTCAACGCGGCGTCGGACGGCTACAACGTGGTGCTGGCGCACAACGCCACGGGAATGGCCGAACAGTTGCGCGCACGGGGCTTCAACCCCATCGGCGTGGACCTCTCCGAGCTCCTCAAGGCCGGCGGCAGCGTCAAGTGCTGCACGCTGGAACTGCGCCCGGCCGAAACGCCCGACGCCTCCTGA
- a CDS encoding winged helix DNA-binding protein has protein sequence MEQPVASGTAHDPEGPHVALVGISTVPTDWARVVKVLADAGLTLVTAPGGSPAEPTTTLPASPTATPPATPPATRVTPPSVLDLHAYLLTAIGKAARRRLTDRLTTRGLRLWHLTVLALLHDLGPQMKTALATRLDMNASDLVKIVNDLVKAGHVDCVRDPADRRRVVVRLTGEGRTALTELSAEIASTDDDVLAPLSPAEREQLGSLLRRVHRHLEPAPAGVVYERPSSDRPRAHGGSDVPVHPHSVEDGRIDWTLPAETLARLVAARRHAYPTAYTHHDGRRLDILAAAVTHHPYAGTPGQVLHTEDEGVVVVTGTDTHTGRNLGLALTRVRTEDGTELPAEDCFGPASPA, from the coding sequence ATGGAACAGCCGGTCGCCTCGGGAACGGCACACGACCCGGAAGGCCCGCACGTCGCCCTCGTCGGCATCTCGACCGTGCCGACCGACTGGGCGCGGGTCGTCAAGGTGTTAGCCGACGCCGGCCTGACGCTGGTCACGGCACCCGGCGGCTCCCCCGCCGAGCCCACGACGACGCTCCCCGCGTCACCCACCGCGACGCCGCCCGCCACACCCCCCGCGACCCGCGTGACGCCGCCGAGCGTGCTCGACCTCCACGCGTACCTCCTGACCGCGATCGGCAAGGCAGCGCGACGGCGGCTCACCGACAGACTGACCACGCGGGGCCTGCGCCTGTGGCACCTGACCGTACTGGCGCTGCTCCACGACCTCGGCCCGCAGATGAAGACGGCCCTCGCCACGCGGCTCGACATGAACGCCAGCGACCTTGTGAAGATCGTCAACGATCTGGTCAAGGCCGGCCACGTGGACTGCGTCCGGGACCCCGCCGACCGGCGCCGTGTCGTGGTCCGGCTGACCGGTGAGGGCCGGACGGCCCTCACCGAGCTCAGCGCGGAGATCGCGTCGACGGACGACGACGTCCTCGCCCCCCTCAGCCCGGCGGAACGCGAGCAACTGGGCTCCCTCTTACGCCGCGTGCACCGCCACCTCGAACCCGCGCCGGCCGGCGTGGTGTACGAGCGCCCGAGCAGCGACCGGCCCCGCGCGCACGGCGGCTCCGACGTCCCCGTACACCCCCACTCCGTCGAGGACGGCCGGATCGACTGGACTCTCCCGGCCGAGACCCTCGCGCGACTCGTCGCCGCACGGCGCCACGCGTACCCCACCGCTTACACCCACCACGACGGCCGGCGCCTCGACATCCTCGCTGCCGCGGTCACCCACCACCCCTACGCCGGGACGCCCGGTCAGGTCCTCCACACCGAGGACGAGGGGGTCGTCGTCGTCACGGGAACCGACACCCACACGGGCCGCAACCTGGGCCTCGCCCTGACCCGCGTCCGCACGGAGGACGGGACCGAGCTCCCCGCCGAGGACTGCTTCGGTCCGGCGAGCCCGGCCTGA
- a CDS encoding NAD(P)-dependent oxidoreductase, whose translation MSSSQVSPSGRPSVTVLGLGPMGRALAGAFVSAGVRTTVWNRTPGRDAELVARGAIGAGSATEAVAASPLTVVCLVNYDATDAVLRQDAVTAALKGRTLVNLSADTPGRARDTGRWADDHGIRYLDGAIMTPTPSIGTPQAVFLHSGPEELYREHRPVLDALGGVHTHLGEDVGRAAAYDIALLDIFWTSMSGYVHALAVAGAEGISPTDLAPFAQGIGAILPPLFQELAEDVESGGYSGEGNPLTSAVSTMAHIVHASEAHGIDASVMRAAEILARHTVGLGHGTEGFSRIAEVLSRR comes from the coding sequence ATGTCCTCTTCCCAGGTCTCGCCCTCCGGGCGTCCGTCCGTCACGGTCCTCGGACTCGGTCCCATGGGCCGTGCGCTGGCCGGCGCGTTCGTGTCGGCCGGCGTGCGCACCACGGTGTGGAACCGTACGCCGGGCCGGGACGCCGAGCTGGTCGCGAGGGGTGCGATCGGTGCCGGGAGCGCCACGGAGGCGGTCGCCGCGAGCCCGCTGACCGTCGTCTGCCTGGTCAACTACGACGCGACGGACGCCGTCCTGCGGCAGGACGCCGTCACGGCCGCCCTCAAGGGCCGCACCCTGGTGAACCTGTCCGCCGACACCCCGGGGCGGGCCCGGGACACCGGCCGCTGGGCCGACGACCACGGCATCCGCTATCTCGACGGCGCCATCATGACGCCGACCCCGAGCATCGGTACGCCGCAGGCCGTGTTCCTCCACAGCGGGCCGGAGGAGCTGTACCGCGAGCACCGTCCGGTGCTCGACGCCCTGGGCGGCGTCCACACGCACCTCGGCGAGGACGTGGGCCGTGCGGCGGCGTACGACATCGCGCTGCTCGACATCTTCTGGACCTCGATGTCGGGGTACGTGCACGCGCTCGCCGTGGCGGGTGCGGAGGGCATCTCGCCGACTGATCTTGCCCCGTTCGCCCAGGGCATCGGCGCGATCCTGCCGCCGCTGTTCCAGGAGCTGGCCGAGGACGTCGAGAGCGGCGGCTACTCGGGAGAGGGCAATCCGCTGACGTCCGCCGTGTCGACGATGGCGCACATCGTCCACGCCTCCGAGGCGCACGGCATCGACGCGAGCGTGATGCGCGCCGCCGAGATCCTCGCGCGCCACACCGTGGGTCTGGGGCACGGCACCGAGGGGTTCTCGCGGATCGCCGAGGTCCTCAGCCGCCGCTAG
- a CDS encoding helix-turn-helix domain-containing protein codes for MTRGRARDTDVCGVTAAVAVIDGKWKTLLLWLLETGPQRPGELRRLIPAISEKVLTQALREMEADGLVRREVYDVVPPKTVYSLTDFGSELSEALAPLSDWGHRRLDRLAEERAAS; via the coding sequence ATGACGCGCGGGCGCGCCCGTGACACGGACGTCTGCGGCGTGACCGCCGCCGTCGCCGTGATCGACGGAAAATGGAAGACCCTGCTGCTCTGGCTGCTCGAGACCGGCCCGCAGCGGCCCGGTGAACTGCGCCGGCTGATCCCGGCGATCAGCGAGAAGGTGCTGACCCAGGCCCTGCGGGAGATGGAGGCGGACGGTCTCGTGCGCCGCGAGGTGTACGACGTGGTGCCGCCGAAGACCGTCTACTCGCTGACCGACTTCGGCAGCGAGCTCTCCGAGGCGCTGGCACCCCTCTCCGACTGGGGCCACCGCCGTCTGGACCGGCTCGCCGAGGAGCGTGCCGCGTCCTGA
- a CDS encoding alpha/beta hydrolase, translating into MRADSRPIFVCVHGGSSNARAWGPLQNELALLGYRSHAVDLPGHGDLADTPAAYYRQPQDVTALAAAPSPVRGVTLRDNVRHVVDTLRRLAASGPIVLVGNSLGGLTISAVANAAPELLDRVVYLSALCLSDPAMLTEAWDVVDDNLLDAAVARIAVPDVRDPGVVRLNWRAAHADPDLFAALKAAVMADSTDHQFRLLLDSLDPDETYSALEPGALVRADAWGLVPHTYVRLSADRSLPLAVQDHMIRSADALTPHHPFDVHTLEASHVGYFSRPRAFAELLTGLV; encoded by the coding sequence ATGCGCGCAGACTCGCGCCCCATTTTCGTATGCGTTCACGGCGGCTCCAGCAACGCCCGGGCCTGGGGCCCGTTGCAGAACGAGCTGGCCCTGCTCGGGTACCGTTCGCACGCCGTCGACCTCCCCGGTCACGGCGACCTCGCCGACACCCCCGCCGCCTACTACCGGCAACCCCAGGACGTCACGGCACTCGCCGCCGCGCCCTCCCCGGTGCGCGGTGTCACGTTGCGCGACAACGTGCGCCACGTGGTGGACACCCTGCGGCGGCTCGCCGCCTCGGGGCCGATCGTCCTGGTCGGCAACAGCCTCGGCGGCCTGACGATCAGCGCCGTCGCCAACGCCGCACCGGAGCTGCTCGACCGGGTGGTCTACCTCTCCGCCCTCTGCCTCAGCGATCCGGCCATGCTCACCGAGGCGTGGGACGTCGTCGACGACAACCTGCTGGACGCCGCGGTGGCCCGGATCGCCGTGCCGGACGTACGCGACCCGGGGGTGGTCCGGCTGAACTGGCGGGCCGCCCACGCCGATCCGGACCTGTTCGCCGCGTTGAAGGCCGCGGTCATGGCCGACTCGACGGACCACCAGTTCCGGCTGCTGCTCGACTCCCTCGACCCGGACGAGACCTACTCGGCGTTGGAGCCGGGGGCGCTGGTCCGGGCCGACGCGTGGGGGCTGGTGCCGCACACGTACGTCCGGCTCTCCGCCGACCGCAGCCTCCCGTTGGCCGTCCAGGACCACATGATCCGGTCGGCGGACGCGCTGACCCCGCACCATCCCTTCGACGTGCACACCCTTGAGGCCTCGCACGTCGGCTACTTCAGCCGGCCGCGGGCCTTCGCCGAGCTGCTGACGGGCCTCGTCTGA
- a CDS encoding XRE family transcriptional regulator, giving the protein MAADRPDDDDPARALGRALRDLQRRSGCTLRSLETSVRISDSSLSRYFRGTTVPPWATVRDLCEALDGDPTAYRHLWEAADRGQRRPVQGTVQGTGPDTGTDSGTGRDSGTGTGTGTDSGTGTGTGTGSGPKEVDAPNAGDAPPRAPRRRLSLRSGHTVWALAGAVLGLVLGVTGTALVQHRTPAADAPKVLHGAPAASAVPDHPRIFVSRATGTCLDDSLDKGTRSYACNGLSYQRWTVGTVTTDGSVRLRNHATGRCLDLGPAGLSAAACGPSASQRWTVTARDDSAVEIRGAGTRRCLADGAGGLRVLPCDRAPHQQWA; this is encoded by the coding sequence ATGGCTGCCGACCGGCCTGACGACGACGATCCGGCCCGCGCACTGGGCAGGGCGCTGCGCGACCTCCAGCGACGCTCCGGGTGCACCCTGCGGTCCCTGGAGACGAGTGTCCGCATCAGCGACTCGTCGCTCTCCCGGTACTTCCGCGGCACCACCGTTCCCCCATGGGCGACCGTGCGCGACCTGTGCGAGGCCCTCGACGGCGACCCCACCGCGTACCGCCATCTATGGGAGGCCGCCGACCGAGGCCAACGCCGCCCGGTCCAGGGCACGGTCCAGGGCACGGGCCCGGATACGGGTACGGATTCGGGCACGGGGAGGGATTCGGGTACGGGTACGGGTACGGGTACGGATTCGGGTACGGGTACGGGTACGGGCACAGGTTCGGGTCCCAAGGAGGTGGACGCGCCGAACGCCGGTGACGCTCCGCCCCGGGCGCCACGGCGCCGTCTCTCCCTCCGGAGCGGGCACACGGTCTGGGCCCTCGCCGGGGCCGTCCTCGGCCTGGTGCTCGGAGTCACCGGTACGGCACTCGTCCAGCACCGGACCCCTGCAGCCGACGCGCCGAAGGTCCTGCACGGCGCGCCCGCCGCGTCCGCCGTGCCGGACCATCCCAGGATCTTCGTGAGCCGCGCCACGGGGACCTGTCTCGACGACAGCCTCGACAAGGGCACACGTTCCTACGCGTGCAACGGCCTGTCGTACCAGCGGTGGACCGTCGGTACGGTGACGACGGACGGCAGCGTGCGCCTCAGGAACCACGCGACGGGCAGATGCCTGGACCTCGGTCCCGCCGGGCTGTCCGCCGCGGCCTGCGGCCCTTCCGCGTCGCAGCGATGGACCGTCACCGCGCGCGACGACTCGGCGGTCGAGATCAGGGGCGCCGGGACGCGCCGCTGCCTGGCCGACGGCGCGGGAGGCCTCCGGGTGCTGCCGTGCGACCGGGCACCACACCAGCAGTGGGCGTGA
- a CDS encoding family 43 glycosylhydrolase, which yields MAAVLLGVSACLAALPAGAVAPVPAAPARTAPSPTAPSPTTPVIDEEFADPDVVEVGGVFHAYATNAHGRNIQHATSTDLVRWTVDATDVLPDVGAWVTLDPPGRVWAPEVFDNGDGFTLLYTARDRAGGRQCVGSALASSPDGPFRPVGEGPLVCPTEDGGAIDASVHTENGTRHLLWKTDGNCCEKDTWIHLQPVSWDGTRVTGEPVRLIKQDRTWEDRVVEAPTLVRRNGRYVLLYSAGDYRYDGYATGWATADTLTGPYVKGDLPLLTTESFSGAIAGPGGQDVVTGPGGQDRILFHGRGADRSRRMLYVADLGFADGRPVVRGSKARHEAELARVHRATVRQARDAWGDRAVGHIDEPDSSVEFRVFAASPGPHTLSVRYGNGSLDAAGAPAAATHRLTVNGADAGAVDYPYTGWDEWRTREVPVELRAGWNTVRLAKGERYTELDAVEVA from the coding sequence GTGGCAGCCGTGCTGCTGGGCGTGAGTGCCTGCCTCGCCGCCCTGCCCGCAGGCGCCGTGGCCCCCGTGCCCGCCGCCCCCGCGCGGACCGCCCCGTCGCCGACCGCACCCTCGCCGACCACCCCCGTCATCGACGAGGAGTTCGCCGACCCTGACGTCGTCGAGGTCGGCGGGGTCTTCCACGCGTACGCCACCAACGCCCACGGCCGGAACATCCAGCACGCCACCTCCACCGACCTCGTCCGCTGGACGGTCGACGCGACGGACGTGCTGCCCGACGTCGGAGCGTGGGTCACGCTGGATCCCCCGGGCCGCGTCTGGGCGCCGGAAGTCTTCGACAACGGCGACGGGTTCACCCTCCTGTACACGGCGCGCGACCGCGCCGGCGGGCGTCAGTGCGTCGGCTCCGCCCTCGCCTCCTCGCCCGACGGCCCGTTCCGGCCGGTCGGCGAGGGCCCTCTGGTCTGTCCGACCGAGGACGGCGGCGCGATCGACGCGTCCGTCCACACCGAGAACGGCACCCGCCATCTGCTCTGGAAGACCGACGGGAACTGCTGCGAGAAGGACACCTGGATCCACCTCCAGCCCGTCTCCTGGGACGGCACCCGGGTCACCGGCGAACCGGTCCGCCTGATCAAGCAGGACCGCACCTGGGAGGACCGAGTCGTCGAGGCGCCCACGCTCGTGCGACGGAACGGCCGGTACGTCCTCCTGTACTCGGCCGGCGACTACCGCTACGACGGGTACGCGACGGGCTGGGCGACCGCCGACACCCTCACCGGGCCCTACGTGAAGGGGGACCTGCCGCTCCTCACCACGGAATCCTTCTCCGGAGCGATCGCCGGGCCGGGCGGCCAGGACGTCGTGACCGGCCCCGGCGGGCAGGACCGGATCCTCTTCCACGGCCGTGGCGCCGACCGCTCACGGCGGATGCTGTACGTCGCCGACCTGGGGTTCGCGGACGGCCGGCCCGTCGTCCGCGGCAGCAAGGCGCGCCACGAGGCGGAGCTCGCCCGGGTGCACCGGGCGACCGTCCGCCAGGCGAGGGACGCCTGGGGCGACCGGGCCGTCGGGCACATCGACGAACCCGACAGCTCCGTGGAGTTCCGGGTCTTCGCCGCCTCTCCCGGGCCGCATACGCTCAGCGTGCGGTACGGCAACGGCTCCCTGGACGCAGCCGGCGCACCGGCCGCCGCGACGCACCGGCTCACGGTCAACGGCGCCGACGCGGGCGCCGTCGACTACCCGTACACCGGCTGGGACGAGTGGCGGACGCGCGAGGTCCCGGTGGAGCTGCGGGCGGGGTGGAACACCGTCCGCCTCGCGAAGGGGGAGCGCTACACGGAGCTGGACGCCGTGGAGGTGGCGTAG
- a CDS encoding peptidase inhibitor family I36 protein: MRTTRALVTALTVGALTLLTAPVADARTTGPETAAPPSVSAPAAVPGPDGYLYAWEHPHAGGFHCRWNGNNANWAGCRNKVSDIWNNGYPGRAEDVRLFYGLDWSGSWVCLHQGHSLPDLGLSGLRFFGAGAGKGQLVNDNVSSHDWVDAC; encoded by the coding sequence ATGCGAACCACGCGCGCGCTCGTGACGGCACTCACCGTCGGCGCCCTCACCCTGCTGACCGCCCCGGTGGCCGACGCCCGCACGACCGGACCCGAGACCGCCGCGCCCCCGTCGGTCTCGGCGCCGGCCGCCGTACCCGGCCCGGACGGATACCTCTACGCCTGGGAGCACCCCCACGCCGGCGGGTTCCACTGCCGGTGGAACGGGAACAACGCCAACTGGGCGGGCTGCCGCAACAAGGTCTCGGACATCTGGAACAACGGATACCCGGGCCGCGCCGAGGACGTCCGGCTCTTCTACGGCCTGGACTGGAGCGGCTCGTGGGTCTGCCTCCACCAGGGGCACTCCCTCCCCGACCTGGGCCTCTCCGGCCTGAGGTTCTTCGGCGCCGGGGCGGGCAAGGGCCAGTTGGTCAACGACAACGTCTCGTCGCACGACTGGGTCGACGCCTGCTGA
- a CDS encoding DUF6069 family protein: METPQSPYGYETDGPATPYPGRPPGTPSPSLDAQRLWVGGLMTAVVAALTAVVAVLLVRGVLGIPVFAPEGNGAMGDVSTGLLAGGAFVAGLAATGLMHVLIIASPGPVRFFSWIVGLVTAVMMLLPFTTEATPAAKVGTAAVYLVIGIAIGSLLTAVARGAVRRGR; this comes from the coding sequence GTGGAGACGCCTCAATCGCCGTATGGATACGAGACCGACGGTCCCGCCACCCCGTACCCCGGTCGCCCACCCGGTACGCCGAGCCCCTCGCTGGACGCCCAACGGCTCTGGGTGGGCGGTCTGATGACCGCCGTCGTCGCGGCGCTCACGGCCGTCGTCGCCGTCCTGCTCGTCCGCGGCGTCCTCGGCATTCCCGTCTTCGCCCCCGAGGGCAACGGCGCCATGGGCGACGTCTCCACCGGTCTGCTCGCCGGCGGGGCCTTCGTCGCCGGGCTGGCCGCGACGGGGCTCATGCACGTCCTGATCATCGCCTCACCGGGACCCGTTCGGTTCTTCTCGTGGATCGTCGGACTGGTCACGGCCGTCATGATGCTGCTCCCCTTCACCACGGAGGCCACACCGGCGGCGAAGGTCGGCACCGCCGCCGTCTACCTCGTCATCGGCATCGCCATCGGCTCCCTGCTGACCGCTGTCGCGCGTGGAGCCGTACGCCGCGGGCGGTGA